From the Nitrospirota bacterium genome, the window TGTCCCTTGTTGGTAAGGTGGGCAGGACTGCTTGAAAAACCCGCAAACGCCTGCAGCCCTGTTGCCTGAAAACTCTGATAAGCAAGAATCGGGCTGATTCCGACCGCATGTTTTGCCGCGAGCTTTCTCGCATACGTGGGCACGATAAAAAGCTGTATGAGATCCACTCCGGTATTGGCAGAGCCGTAAAAAGTATTGGTATTATAATCAGTGTTCATTCCACCATTGCCGTATACTGACACGCCCGCCGAACACTTGTCATCCAGCTGCCAGTTGAATCCGATTGAAGGAATGACAAACCACTCCGTATGGCTTTTTACTGTCCCCGGAGTCAATCCAAAGGTTCCGGGAACTCCCGAAGGATTGCCCTGTACTGTATACTGCCTGTTCGGGTTGAATAGCGAGAGTCCAACATCCATGCGTTTCCCGACATGCACCATGGCAGCAGGGTTTATCGATGCATCAAGCGAGCCCTGCGGCAGAGCTACTCCCGCACCTGCAAGTCCCTTGCTTTCTATGCTGTAGCCATTGGCAAAGTAACCATTCGTAGCATACGCACTGCTTACGGTCAGACTGAGCAGAACTGCCAGAAACAGCGAGAACAACAGAAGAAATCTTACCCCTCTTACCTTTGCTGTGTTCATTGAGCCTCCTTTTTTTGGGAAAGAACCTCATTAATGATGATTTGGGAAACCCCCTGACCCATACTTTTCAGAAATTATTGAATTTCAATCAGACTGCTACGTAAACAGGCAGATTTTGCAGTCCTTGGCATATCTCAGGAATGTTTCCGCGGGCTCTATGACAACTCCCTCAATGAAATCCTCCTGCTTCAACCCCATCATATCAACCGTCATCTTGCATGCCACAAACTCTACCCCCTCCAGCTGGGCCATCTCCAGAAGATCAGGCAACGCCGGTATCTGGGCCTTCTCTATCTTCCCCTTCATCATCCAGGTAGCCAGTGCCGACATGCCGGGTATGGCTGCCATCAGCCCCGGGGGATAGAATTTGGCTTTCTCCGTCCATCCCTTCCGAATCACGTTGATCCCCATGAAGGTATAAAATACCTTGCACTGCATCCCCAAACGGCGCGCGTTAATACCGAGTATCAATCCCGGATATGCGCCGTCAAGTGTGTCGCGTGAAGTAATAAATGCCGAAGTCTCTGTTTTTTCCTTCCCCTGTGCCATGTTCGTCTCCTTTCCTCTTTATCAATTTTTAATTATATCAAACTTAAGGAAGTTCATATGCAAATGTACATTTGATATTTTTTCCTTGACTGACTGACGCTCCAAAAGGTATAAATCAATTTACAGGACTCTTCCTGGCAATTGCGAAGGATTCCGGATACCATTAAAAAAGGAGATTGCAAGGCAATGGCTGATTTAAGAACCGAGACTCCGACAGAAATCCTGGATGTCCTCGGCAGACCCTGCCCCTATCCGATTGTTCTTCTGAAAAAGGAAATGGAAAAGATGCCTGCCGGTGCGATTCTGAAAATACTCTGCGATTCCTCGGTCACCGTTGAGGAAGTGATCCCGCGGTATTGCGAAAAGCACGGATATCCGTTTGAAGCTGTCAAACTTGAGGAGAAAGGGTACTGGGAATTCTTCATCCGAAAAACCTAACATCTCTTTTTTCTGATGTCCCTCATAACCCATATGAGCGCGCCTGCTGCAAGGAACCCCAGTACTATATAGGGTTCATACGCCTTAATATCTCCGAGAAGGTTTTTCAGCGTTGCTCCGAAAAAGTAGCCTCCACTGGTACAGATAACAGCCCACAGGAGACAACTGATAAACTGAAGACTGAAATATTTGCCCGTTCCCATTCGTGAGATACCGAGCACTGCAGCACTGAGCAGCCTGAAGCCGTAGAGCCACTGGCATATGAAGATGGCAGCAGTTCCATACCGTGCTATCAGGGATTCGAGTTTCAGCAGGTTAACCTTGACAAATCTTTGGATAACTCTGAGAAAGGCCTCTCTCTTGTGCAAAGCTATCAGAAAGAAGGCACCATGGCCCAGATACGATGCTGCTGTGGATACGAGCACAATCGCTGCGGCATCAAGATATCCGTGATATGCAAGGAATCCCGCTGCTATCAATACGCTCTCTCCTTCAACAAACGTCAGGAGAAAAATAGCGATATACCCGTATTTCGATACGAAATCTTCCAGACCTCCTCCTCACACGCATCAGCTGCATAGAAAATCCCGGCAGGCA encodes:
- a CDS encoding outer membrane protein transport protein yields the protein MNTAKVRGVRFLLLFSLFLAVLLSLTVSSAYATNGYFANGYSIESKGLAGAGVALPQGSLDASINPAAMVHVGKRMDVGLSLFNPNRQYTVQGNPSGVPGTFGLTPGTVKSHTEWFVIPSIGFNWQLDDKCSAGVSVYGNGGMNTDYNTNTFYGSANTGVDLIQLFIVPTYARKLAAKHAVGISPILAYQSFQATGLQAFAGFSSSPAHLTNKGHDDSYGYGFKFGYLGEVLPNLHLGATYQTKIWMTRYDKYEGLFAEKGDFDIPATWTIGLAFQATPNLTLLADVQEILYSDMRSINNPLVPNIQTRQLGRSHGAGFGWDDILVLKLGVQWQSSKEWVWRAGYSIGDQPIPRSEVLFNILAPGVIKQHATIGVTRTLSEHSELKFALMHAFSHSVTGPNPLEVPGQQTVKLKMKQWEFSLGYAWKF
- a CDS encoding DsrE/DsrF/DrsH-like family protein, which gives rise to MAQGKEKTETSAFITSRDTLDGAYPGLILGINARRLGMQCKVFYTFMGINVIRKGWTEKAKFYPPGLMAAIPGMSALATWMMKGKIEKAQIPALPDLLEMAQLEGVEFVACKMTVDMMGLKQEDFIEGVVIEPAETFLRYAKDCKICLFT
- a CDS encoding sulfurtransferase TusA family protein; the encoded protein is MADLRTETPTEILDVLGRPCPYPIVLLKKEMEKMPAGAILKILCDSSVTVEEVIPRYCEKHGYPFEAVKLEEKGYWEFFIRKT
- a CDS encoding DedA family protein, which gives rise to MIAAGFLAYHGYLDAAAIVLVSTAASYLGHGAFFLIALHKREAFLRVIQRFVKVNLLKLESLIARYGTAAIFICQWLYGFRLLSAAVLGISRMGTGKYFSLQFISCLLWAVICTSGGYFFGATLKNLLGDIKAYEPYIVLGFLAAGALIWVMRDIRKKRC